The Zavarzinella sp. sequence ACCAGTGACGAAACATTTTTCGTTTTCCCATCTGCAAAGTGGGCAATCACGTCGAATGAAATCGCCTGGTTTGGCAATGAAATCGTTTCATGAGATAGATTTAATGAGATTTTCTTCAGATTTGCTTCGGTTTTCGGATAGCTCGCCCCATCTGCAAGCCATTGCAGGAGCAATTTTTCTTCAAACGAGTCTGCTTTGATCAACTCCCCACCTTCGTGGGGCAAGTCGCCTGTTGGCTTTTTCAGAATCAAGCTTTCTTCGGGCTTCAGATGGTGAATCCGCCGGCCTTCCAGATCGTGGACAATGGCTTTGAAATCAGCTTTCGGATTGGATCCGAACAACGACAGATGAAAACCACCTCGTCCAGCGGCAGCACCGTGGCAGGCACCGGAATTGCAGCCTAACCTCGTCAGCATCGGAACAACATCAGTGCGGAAATCGGCTGCCCACCCCCACCGTGGGAGACTTGCAATCACCAGAACTGCCAAGAAGATCGTTCGCACGAGTAAAGTTCCTGATTACTAGCGGGGAGATTTTGGTGATGGTTTCACAAACTCTTTCGCCCACTTTTTCAGCACTTCCTGAGCAGCAGGGGTGCCATAATTTTCCAGCTTGCCTGCATCAATAATGGTGTTGGCAATGCGGCCAATTTCTGCACGGGTGGCAGGGTTTTTCTCGGCATATTCTTCAACTTTTTTGGCCGCTTTGGCCACGTCTTCCGGGGTGGCAGTTTTGCTAATCACCGGCACCAGCAAACCACGTAAGTTCGGGTCCTGCATTGGTCTGGCTGGGTCTTTCTTGGGCATGGCGGTCAAGGTTTTTAAATCAGGAACTTTCCCGCCAGCTTGTTTCACCACTGCTTCCAGGATTTTTGGCAAATCCGCCTGAATGCTGGGCTGAACCAGTGCAAAGTTCGCAGTTACCTTCCCTTCATTGCCCACCAGAATGGTGAGCATCACGTTTCGATTCAGTCCATAATTGCCTGGGCCTTCAATACCTTCGGTATAAATGCCAATCGGTGCCTCTTTGGCCATGGCGTGCTGCACCCGCTTTAAGGTCGCTTCCGCTTCGGTGGCATCTGCCGTTAACCAAACAATCCCTGTATGCAAACCATCTTTCGCCCTGCTGGCCGTATATTCGGTCAGGGTGCGTGTCATGCTGGCAGAGAGGCGGTTGAAATCGTGCACGAACACCAGCACAATTGGCTTTTTGCCGGCAGCTGTGACAAAATCCAATTCTTTGCCTGCCTGTTCGCCATAAACGCCACGAACCTTAAAGGCGGGGAGCTTTTCGCCCACCTGGGGGCCGGAAAACTTCTTCTCTTCTGGTTCCTGGGCAAACATTGTGGTACAGCCCAGCACCAAACTACATGCAATAGACAGCGACAATTTCATGAGTGTATTCTCATCAATCGATAGATTTTTGATTAATTAATGTGGACGAGTGTTTTCATATCATCCTAACAGTTTGCCATCAGATAATGCAAACATTAACTTTTCTTTAATATGTTGGCATCGTCAAGAATGCTCCAGAGTTGATCCCACAATTGTTCCGGCGTGGGAACAGCTTCCCCACGGTTCCAGTTGTGCATTGCCTGTTCAATACAGATCAGGCACTCTTCGCGGGCATAGGCTTCTTTTTCGGGCGATACCTGTTTCGAACTGCTTGTTTTTGTGGCAGGCTTTGGTTTCGCAGCACTCGAACCTGGTTTTTTGAGAACGCGATCCAGTTCGATGTTGCACAGCTCATCAGCACGCTTGTTGTTGCCGCGCAGCACATGGTCAATCTGAAAGTGGTCTAATTTGTTGATTGTCTTGCGAACTTCCTGCCAGATTTCGAATATTTGTGGGTTTTTTACTTTGAATTCCCCACGTACCTGCTTCACCATCAATTCTGAATCGCTGTAGACATGCAGATCGGTGAAGCCCATGGCAACGGCATCGTGCAGCATCTGCCGCAGTGCGGAGTATTCAGCAATGTTATTCGTCTGATCTCCCAGGTATTCCGATTTTTCGATCGGTGGTTCGCCTGCTTCCTGAATCACATAGGCGTAGGCAGCTGGGCCAGGGTTCCCACGAGACGCACCATCCACGTAAACGGTAGCTTTTTTCAAGATTCTTCCTCTGAATTGCGTGCAAGAAAAGTCTATAACAAATGAGTAATGGTGGGGATTACTTAAAGATTTGCATGGATATCAGACTGATTATCGAAGGTTCGTGCCTACCAGCCATCGTGGGGATTTCTCGTGGGGAAGAAGTCGTTCAGGTTATTGAGCTTGATTCCCACAAACAACGATCCAGCGATCTGGTCATTGCGATCCAGCAACTGTTCCGCACCGTGGGGGCAACTTACTCCCAGTGCAGTGAAGTGATCTGTGGCTTGGGCCCGGGCAGTTACACAGGCCTGCGAGTGACGCTAAGTGCTGTCAAGGCAATGGTTTACGCTACTGGTGCACGATTTGCCGGCATCGAAAGTTTTGTCAGTTGGATTCCTTTTCAGCATCCCGACCCCCACCACGTGGCAGTCATTGATTCCGCACTGAAAGAAAAACTGTTTTACCGGAATTATCTGCGGAATTCTGAAGGTAACTGGTTACTGGATAATGACTTAGAGATTATTACCGGTGAAGAGAGTGCCTTGAGGCTTTCCCACGCAGATTGGATTACCGGACCGGAAGCAATTCGCAGGCAAAAATCCAACCCCGTACCATCGATTGACCGGCTGAAAGCACTGGTAGCGGCCACCAGGATTTACCCACAGTTGGTGCATACGGACGTCTGGCTGGCAGAACCACTGTATCTGCGTGGGAGCAGTGCTGAAGAGAATGTGAAGAAAGCTTAATTTTTGCACTTTGACACATAGAAAGTGCCACTCTCCGCCACGAAGATACTGGTAGTGATGTAGAATTATCGTACGGGCAAATTCAGACAATTACTCCTGGTGT is a genomic window containing:
- a CDS encoding ribonuclease HI family protein, which gives rise to MKKATVYVDGASRGNPGPAAYAYVIQEAGEPPIEKSEYLGDQTNNIAEYSALRQMLHDAVAMGFTDLHVYSDSELMVKQVRGEFKVKNPQIFEIWQEVRKTINKLDHFQIDHVLRGNNKRADELCNIELDRVLKKPGSSAAKPKPATKTSSSKQVSPEKEAYAREECLICIEQAMHNWNRGEAVPTPEQLWDQLWSILDDANILKKS
- the tsaB gene encoding tRNA (adenosine(37)-N6)-threonylcarbamoyltransferase complex dimerization subunit type 1 TsaB codes for the protein MDIRLIIEGSCLPAIVGISRGEEVVQVIELDSHKQRSSDLVIAIQQLFRTVGATYSQCSEVICGLGPGSYTGLRVTLSAVKAMVYATGARFAGIESFVSWIPFQHPDPHHVAVIDSALKEKLFYRNYLRNSEGNWLLDNDLEIITGEESALRLSHADWITGPEAIRRQKSNPVPSIDRLKALVAATRIYPQLVHTDVWLAEPLYLRGSSAEENVKKA